In Pyrus communis chromosome 1, drPyrComm1.1, whole genome shotgun sequence, the following are encoded in one genomic region:
- the LOC137724398 gene encoding uncharacterized protein, which produces MAASMVCQPTEEQPQWGGSVACHSYKSRNTEMAHDNLMNNYFNPNSMYTEEDFRRRFRMRRYVFERLLHDVQHVNPYFQQKQDRAGRPSFSPHQKVTIALRLMAYAYPADAMDDTYSMFESTCLDTFAEFCDIIAYLYKEKYLREPNQEDMDWLIRKAEDCGFMGMIGSLDCIHWNWKNCPT; this is translated from the coding sequence ATGGCTGCGTCTATGGTATGTCagccaactgaggaacaacctcaatggggtggctctgTTGCTTGTCACTCTTACAAATCACGAAACACAGAGATGGCTCATGacaatctgatgaacaactacttcaaccccaactcgatgtacacagaagaggatttcagacgTCGCTTTCGGATGAGGCGTTATGTGTTCGAGCGTTTACTTCATGATGTCCAACatgtcaatccatactttcaaCAGAAGCAGGACAGAGCAGGCCGTCCtagtttctcacctcatcagaaggttactATTGCACTTCGACTGATGGCTTATGCCTACCCAGCTGATGCGATGGATGATACATACAGTATGtttgagtctacatgccttgatacttTTGCTGAATTCTGTGACATAATTGCTTATCTTTACAAAGAGAAGTACCTCCGtgagccaaatcaagaagatatGGATTGGCTCATTCGCAAAGCTGAAGATTGTGGCTTTATgggcatgatagggtcattagactgCATCCATTGGAATTGGAAGAACTGTCCCACCTAA